A genome region from Thermococcus onnurineus NA1 includes the following:
- a CDS encoding alpha/beta hydrolase — protein MGWLIGLGILIFLFILFVAFVGYKMVKPPRLVEDWTPRDFGFEYEDVEFTTEDGLKLSGWWIDNGSEKTVIPLHGYTRSRWDDVYMKPVIEFLLVEGYNVLAFDFRAHGRSEGKYTTVGDRELLDIKAAIGWLKENHPERAGKIALVGFSMGAIVTIRSLAEIEEVCCGVADSPPMDLDKTGARGLRYFANLPEWLYIFVKPFTKLFSGGREFHPLKYSDRIRKPLLLIAGEKDPLVMVDEVREFYERNRKINPDVELWVTDAPHVRTLKFHPEDWKAKVEEFLRKWMA, from the coding sequence ATGGGCTGGCTTATTGGCCTTGGGATCCTTATCTTCCTCTTTATTCTCTTCGTCGCATTCGTCGGCTACAAGATGGTGAAGCCCCCCCGGCTTGTGGAAGACTGGACACCCCGAGATTTTGGCTTCGAATACGAGGACGTTGAGTTCACAACTGAGGACGGCCTGAAGCTCAGCGGCTGGTGGATCGACAATGGGAGCGAGAAAACGGTTATCCCTCTTCACGGCTACACAAGGAGCAGATGGGACGACGTCTATATGAAACCGGTTATCGAGTTCCTCCTCGTGGAGGGCTACAACGTCCTTGCCTTCGACTTCCGGGCTCACGGAAGAAGCGAGGGAAAGTACACGACCGTTGGTGACAGAGAACTGCTCGACATCAAAGCCGCCATTGGGTGGCTCAAGGAAAACCATCCGGAAAGGGCCGGGAAGATAGCCCTCGTCGGATTCTCCATGGGTGCCATAGTGACGATACGCTCGCTAGCCGAGATTGAAGAAGTCTGCTGCGGTGTTGCAGATTCACCCCCGATGGATCTCGACAAGACAGGGGCGAGAGGTCTCAGGTACTTCGCCAACCTTCCTGAGTGGCTCTACATCTTCGTCAAGCCTTTTACAAAGCTCTTTAGCGGCGGCAGGGAGTTTCACCCGCTGAAATACTCGGACAGGATCAGAAAGCCACTCCTACTGATAGCCGGCGAAAAGGATCCACTCGTCATGGTGGATGAGGTTAGGGAGTTCTACGAGAGGAACAGGAAAATCAACCCCGACGTTGAGCTGTGGGTTACAGATGCTCCACACGTCAGAACATTGAAGTTCCATCCAGAGGATTGGAAGGCAAAAGTGGAAGAGTTTTTGAGGAAGTGGATGGCTTGA
- a CDS encoding MFS transporter: MNRKGFSWSVVLGLALLGFSRSVGWALNKGLSFPLLSSYTQSAFVKGTILAFEGFIGLFIPVLLGYYSDTLKSRHGRRRPFIMVGGLLAGIAALMIYTAYAMGVPLWGFALTLGFFYLSMHLYTAQYRALMPDTIESGQRGKASGVITLLEWAGNLFLFGLAGYLIAKAVAETGESEGIKALAQTPYLKVPFLVTAFFLIGAALFVYFIVKEPEAPEIEENESLKDYLKSIVENRDFLKFYAAQTLWWMSFEFIAIFLYGILAYILHGSASEENVKAVTSLGLYLMALFNVTVLLGALPGGLIYDKLGRRLSIILGGVIFALPQLWGWFITNQTEIVIALGIAGIGWGILMAASYPVIGDLLTHYEKEAFTGRYYGFFEATRSLPVLLAGIVGGAIVDLAGENYRILFPIGAILVLLAMPMIWHMRNLEVSKAESE; encoded by the coding sequence ATGAACAGGAAAGGCTTCAGCTGGAGTGTTGTTCTCGGTCTGGCCCTGCTCGGATTCAGCAGGAGCGTCGGCTGGGCACTGAATAAGGGCCTCTCCTTCCCGCTGCTTTCGAGCTACACACAATCGGCCTTTGTGAAAGGAACGATTTTGGCTTTCGAGGGTTTCATCGGTCTGTTCATCCCCGTTCTTCTCGGCTATTACAGCGATACGCTCAAATCAAGGCACGGAAGGAGAAGGCCATTCATTATGGTGGGTGGTCTTCTGGCAGGAATAGCCGCGTTGATGATCTACACTGCCTACGCCATGGGAGTCCCACTCTGGGGCTTCGCACTGACGCTGGGATTTTTCTACCTCTCGATGCACCTTTACACAGCACAGTATAGGGCTTTGATGCCCGACACCATCGAGAGCGGTCAGAGGGGTAAGGCCAGCGGAGTTATCACACTCCTCGAATGGGCCGGCAACCTCTTCCTCTTCGGCCTTGCCGGCTACCTCATAGCAAAGGCCGTGGCCGAAACTGGTGAGAGCGAAGGGATAAAGGCCCTTGCACAGACGCCCTACCTCAAGGTTCCATTCCTCGTTACGGCTTTCTTCCTCATAGGTGCGGCCCTCTTCGTTTACTTCATCGTTAAGGAGCCCGAAGCACCGGAGATTGAGGAGAACGAGAGCCTCAAGGATTACCTCAAGAGCATCGTCGAAAACCGTGACTTCCTCAAGTTCTACGCGGCCCAGACACTCTGGTGGATGAGCTTCGAGTTCATAGCGATTTTCCTCTACGGTATCTTGGCGTACATCCTCCACGGCTCGGCCAGCGAGGAGAACGTTAAAGCTGTGACCTCCCTCGGTCTCTATCTCATGGCACTCTTTAATGTCACTGTTCTGCTAGGTGCTCTCCCGGGAGGTCTCATCTACGACAAGCTTGGCAGGAGGCTCAGCATAATCCTTGGCGGCGTTATCTTTGCACTACCGCAGCTCTGGGGCTGGTTCATAACAAACCAGACGGAGATAGTGATAGCCCTTGGAATAGCGGGAATCGGCTGGGGAATCCTGATGGCAGCCTCTTACCCTGTTATCGGCGATCTGCTTACCCACTATGAAAAAGAGGCCTTCACTGGCAGATACTATGGCTTCTTTGAGGCGACGCGCTCCCTTCCGGTGCTGCTGGCAGGAATAGTCGGCGGTGCCATAGTTGATCTGGCCGGCGAGAACTACAGAATACTCTTCCCGATAGGCGCAATCCTCGTGCTCTTGGCCATGCCGATGATATGGCACATGAGGAACCTCGAGGTCAGCAAAGCAGAATCAGAGTGA
- a CDS encoding SLC45 family MFS transporter yields MKDFRYSRIFILGFGFFGISIIWALYNAYVPIFLQDTFHLSKTVTGFIMTIDNLFAVLLLPFLGALSDMTRTKLGRRKPYILLGAPSAALMFALIPVAREYESLALFMGTIIFMNFFMALFRSPVIAFMPDITPSEKRSQANGIINFMGGLGALLAYFGGKALYDMNYAYPFYLGAAIMLLANLLVVLFVPEPEEYRVPGKKLELKKLLKETTRKSSGELKENLKDVFASKERSLFAILVAIFFWFIAFNSLETFFTSYAKYHLRIDESTGAFMLGVFSLSFMIFAIPAGFMGGRFGRKRTITLGLLIVVAIMLLAYQLGESSKPASSSLNDPVVMSFMGLFFVGGIGWAMVNVNSLPMVVDMTTEEKLGGYTGLYYFFSQAANLVAPPLSGVFIDVAGYKTLLPFATLFFILSMIAMQFVRRGDIVRGKGNIYDYVPDMD; encoded by the coding sequence ATGAAAGACTTCAGGTACAGCAGGATATTTATCCTTGGTTTTGGCTTCTTTGGAATAAGCATCATCTGGGCTCTCTACAACGCTTACGTACCGATTTTCCTGCAGGATACATTCCACCTCAGCAAGACTGTTACTGGCTTTATCATGACGATAGACAACCTATTCGCGGTTTTGCTCCTCCCTTTCCTTGGGGCTTTAAGCGATATGACGCGCACCAAACTCGGAAGGAGGAAGCCTTACATTCTCCTCGGTGCACCTTCGGCCGCTCTTATGTTCGCGCTCATTCCCGTGGCCAGGGAATACGAAAGCCTTGCCCTCTTTATGGGAACTATTATATTCATGAACTTCTTCATGGCCCTCTTCCGATCGCCGGTCATAGCATTCATGCCGGACATAACGCCAAGTGAAAAGAGAAGTCAAGCGAATGGAATAATTAACTTCATGGGCGGCCTTGGTGCCCTGCTCGCTTACTTCGGCGGTAAAGCCCTTTATGATATGAACTACGCCTATCCCTTCTATCTTGGTGCGGCGATAATGCTCCTTGCCAACCTGCTCGTGGTCCTTTTTGTCCCCGAGCCCGAGGAGTACCGCGTCCCTGGGAAGAAGCTTGAGCTCAAGAAGCTTCTCAAGGAAACAACCAGAAAGAGCTCCGGCGAGTTAAAGGAGAACCTCAAGGACGTCTTCGCGAGTAAGGAAAGGAGCCTCTTTGCAATCCTTGTGGCGATATTCTTCTGGTTCATCGCCTTCAACTCTCTGGAGACCTTCTTCACGAGCTACGCCAAGTATCACCTCAGAATTGATGAGAGCACTGGAGCCTTCATGCTGGGGGTCTTCTCGCTTAGCTTCATGATATTTGCCATTCCCGCCGGTTTCATGGGTGGTCGCTTTGGAAGAAAGAGGACAATAACCCTTGGCCTTCTCATAGTCGTTGCTATAATGCTCTTAGCTTACCAGCTCGGTGAAAGCTCGAAGCCAGCCAGCAGCTCCCTCAACGACCCGGTAGTGATGAGCTTCATGGGACTGTTCTTCGTCGGCGGCATAGGCTGGGCAATGGTCAACGTCAACTCCCTGCCGATGGTTGTCGACATGACTACCGAAGAAAAGCTCGGTGGCTACACGGGTCTTTACTACTTCTTCAGCCAGGCTGCAAACCTTGTGGCACCGCCCCTCTCCGGAGTATTCATAGACGTGGCTGGATATAAAACGCTATTGCCCTTCGCGACGCTGTTCTTCATACTATCAATGATAGCCATGCAGTTCGTCAGAAGGGGAGACATTGTCAGGGGGAAGGGCAACATCTACGACTACGTACCCGATATGGACTGA